A segment of the Arachis hypogaea cultivar Tifrunner chromosome 5, arahy.Tifrunner.gnm2.J5K5, whole genome shotgun sequence genome:
TATTTTTCCTTGTCAACATATTTTGCTTGTCACCATCTGAGAAAGAGATTGAATGGGCATAGCTAGTCTCTATTTGGTATTTTACTTTTTGGTTgagagaggaaagtgaaaattatCAAAACAAAGAATTTTGTCCTCTCTAATTGTCAAGAATCATGGAATAGTATCTTATTGTTTCTTCGCTCTTCAGGTTCTCTTATTTTTCTCGCGCCTCACTGGATTATATAGTAAAATGTGGGAAGCAGCCTGATGTATTGCATCTGCATAACTGGGAGACTGCTATTGTTGGGCCTCTTTTCTGGGATATATTCGCTAATCAGGTTTCTGATTTTTAGTTAATTGTATCTTTTGAATATTTTCAACTGCGCCAAGAAAAGTATTTGGATAGTGATGAAACTTTTTTTCCCCTCAAGATTCAATAAAATTTTCACTTCAAGAACAGATCAGTTTTCTTGATTCTTGGaatataactcaaaaaataaaaacttaagtcTTGAAAGCTGAAGATGGTTTTTTTTCTTGGGAACATCTTGAGATCATGCCATTTGACCCTAATGAGATTTCAATAATCTTTTTTAGGGACTTGAGAATACCAGAATTTTACTGACATGCCACGGCTTCAATTCACAGGCTAGTAGGTTATCTTAATCTTGACATTTCTTCCGTCtgaaatttgcatttaatttgcaGGAAATTTACACACTATGATAATATATCCACCATGATGTCTTCTTACTTTCCATATTTCTATTGACTAGTGTAAAGTTGTTTTACATTGTCAATGCGAAGAAATTATTCTCTTTTGCTTATGGAGTTATGTTTTCTTTGGTACATGTCAATCTTATAGTTACTTGATGTACCATATATGTTATAGTGTACTGAGCAACCAGATAAATTGGCCTTATGTGGGCTTGATCCTGAAAGACTTAATCTTCCTGATCGTTTGCAAGACAACATCAACATGGAACGTGTCAATATTTTGAAGGTAAAGTTACTTAGTCTTCTCCTACTCTTGATCTTTTCAAACAATTGCAAGATTCTTATTGAAAAACTCATCAGGCTTTTCTTTTCTAGCTCTAGAATCAGATGAATCACTTTGATACCAAAAGTAGAAGGTGTACACATAAAGTTGTGCGTATAACATTCCTCCTTTTCCCATTTCACGAGGATTCATAAGAAGCCTAGAACTTTCTCTTCTACCTTAGTATTAAATTGTGAATTTAAAGAATCATTTTAGTTTGTATCTCATAGCAAGGCAGGGTCATTATTCTCTTGTAAGTGGGACAGAATAAATGCTTCTGCTTGCAGGTTAATTTATGCGTACAATCAACTTGTTTGCTAGATTAATACCCCGTCAAGTTGCGGTCATTAATTGTTGAATGATATCATATGATAAACCAAAAAACATTTTAGAAACTTGAAGCGTATATCCACTTTATGACTTGTCCATCACTGAGTATTCTGTCAAATTTGCAGGGGGGAGTCGTCTATTCGAATAGAGTTTTAATAATGTCATCTGTCCATCCGAAACACACAATGGTTCATAATCTGAGTCATGGTCTAGAACCTACTTTAAATATTCATTGGTAAGTATCTTGTTGTCACACTTCTCCTCTCTTGTATAATGATGAGGTGGGGATGTTCAGTATCCTTGCAAATCAGTATGAAATTGACAGTTATCTTAGCAGAGAGAACTGGTTGAAGGAAAGTTGTGTTTGGTTGCAGGGACAAGTTGGCCATTGCTCCCTATGGATTTGACAAATCAACATGGGATCCTTCATCAGACTCTTTTCTACCAGAAAATTTTAATGCTGAAAATATGAATGGAAAAGTTGTTTGCAAAGTTAGATTGCAGCAGCAGCTGGGGTTATCTGAACGTGCTTCTAATATTCTTGCAAGTGTCTTGCCCCTTGTTGCTTTTAACCCTTGCTTGTTTGTGTGCTATACCATATGCTAGCAGGGTTATACAAGACCTAGTTTCATGGAATACATCAAGCCATTTGTTTCATGCTAATTAAAGCTCAAACACACTGCAAATATTTAGTTTGTGGACAATGATATATTCTATGCTTTACTGTTAAAGTTGTATATGTGTTGATTTTTCACTGTTTAACACCTTGTGACATTGGCTCTTCACTAGGAATCGGAATTATGGAATTAACATTTCCATCAAATAGTAGGGCGGTTTGCCGCTTAGGTTAACTGCAAACAAGATCTACTTGTATGTAATTTGAAGAATTTGGAGATAAAATGggaaaaatatgaaaatagaaTACAACTCATGCCTCTATTCACTCCCTAAGCCGTTTTTATGGAAATTTTCATAGATTTGTTTGTGACCAAATTAAGTTTAGGGTGGACTTATTTGAGTATTGTTTTCTTAATAGTAACTTTTATAATTAGCACATGCTGTATTAATAGATTTTGCACACATGGTTTTACTTGGCTTGTTTGTTCCAAATTTTCTTTCTCAGGTTGCATGCATTTTTCCGAAAGGAGCTGAACTTGATGTGCATAAAATGAAGGGCATCATCTTGCATGCTAGGCAGCAGAACATCCAGGTTGCTTCTTCTATAGAACATTAGAACTTGTACTTTCTCAGTAGTGGTGATAAGAGGAAGGTCATAACATAGCACACAATGCATATGAATTTTCTGTTGGCTCATCAAACAAACATAAGATTTATTGGTCAACATTTTTTTGGTCATAACATAGCACAGAATGCATATGAATTTTCTGTTGGCTCATCAAACAAACATAAGATTTATTGGtggacattttttttttcaataatgaaATATACCACAAAGCAAAGAGGTTCTGTATGAAATGGTTCTGGCAATGGAAAATCCTTCTCCGGGAGGATTTACCATTGAGGATCAGTTTTTTGTTTATTGATATATTTCAATTCTGTGCAGTTTATATTCATGGGGACTAATGAAGGATCAGTGATGAACCAGACACTGGAAGGGCTTAAGAAGGAGATCAAGGTAGCTTCTAGATTACCCTCATTTTCTTGTGTGTATTTCTTGATTACCATGGCAAAGCACCGAATCTCGGTTCTCAGTCTAGCTCCCTTGTCAAATTGCTGGGGCATATCTTGAATGAAAATTTAAATGCCATTTATGTGGTGTTTTAATTTCCTTAATTTTGATATTACGTTGTCGAAATGCTCtatgaataatatatttattatgtcACGCCATGCGATGTCTTCTATTAATTATTTGGTGATATGCAGGATAATAAAATTCGAATCGTGGTCAAATACGATGAAGCTCTGTTGCATTTAGTCTTTGCAGGATCTGACATCATCTTGTGCCAATCTTTTCTTGATCCTACTGATGAAATCCCAGTAAGAGCTTCTTCTCCTGTCATCCATTTAACTTTGATGACATACTACACATAAAGTATTTCTAGAAGGTTCTTATTGCAAGTTATTTTCCCTCTCGTGAATGTTTAGCATTTGattgttatgaattttacatattTTGATGTAGCATTAAAAGCATAATCTAGGAAGAGAGTATAGTTTGAAGTGGAAATTTTCATGTATTGTTATTTGGTGAGTAATATGATAGCTCAATGATAGGATTTTCATATTTTGCATGTGTGAAGCTCAAAGCGTTAAGATATGGAGCAGCTCCAATAACACATCTTTGTGAAGCTACTATAAACAGGTAATCATTGTCCCATAATAGTAATTTCGAAAAATCTATCGCGATCGCTTTTTGTACCTTCTTAGATCAATGTATTTCGATTTAATTATATCCAATACATTAATCTAAAGATTTACAGAAAAAGAATGACAGTAATAGATAAAAGTAAAGTAcgtaaaaactcaggtgcagtcgattttacgtgaagttgatagctgagagtcgttagataaaaatttagtcaaatcagtcaaatcatctagcggctctcaattatcaacttcacgtgtaattgactgcacctgagttttcaccttttttgtatatatattttgtgaTACTTGCATAATTTATTTATACAAGAGCTATACTTTTTGATAGGAACTTCATTCACCATGACCAAGAGGCCACTAAGTATTCACAGTTAATCAACTCAACCTTTGGAAACATGTCTCTTAACCTTGCCGTTGATGAAATTGTATGTAGTTTCTCATCATCATTTTATCTTTCCAAGTTTATGTTGTATAGTTAAATATTAAAGAACACTGATCAATTGTTTTCACTTTCATGTGTCCATAGAGGAATAACCCATCAAAGTGGAGACAAAGAATGATAGAAGCAATGACACAAGACTTTTCATGGGATGGTGAATGCTATGATGCTCATGTTGAAGCATACTCAGCTATTAAGAACTTGTGAACTAGGTCtcatatttatgtaatttttttattttattttatttttggtgtttatTTTTCATCAAGTTACAATGattgaaaataagaaatattgatatattctttttaaaaattaataaagatatgTGTGTTAAAGTTTATAGTCATGTATTAAAAACAATCATTTACGTTTGAAATTGTTATAATTAATCATAAATTTGTTATAAATGATATCATAGAACTTGCAAAGCAATATTAACTTGATCTCAAgatatattttctttattttttttatttattatttttttgtataagtGAGTTATCACTTTCCATTATGATTTTTGGATCGATGAAAAATAATCTCTATTTTACTTACGCTTTATTGATAACACATTTTAATCTAAGTAGCtttcaagaaaaggaaaaatatatATGCCAACGGCTTAAAACTTGAAGTTTATTAGTATGATTATcatatgatataaataaaaaacaaattaattttctcttcagtGCATTCATTTGATGGTCAACTCAACCATGTTAGAAAACACATAGCGAAACTTTTTGGTAA
Coding sequences within it:
- the LOC112800001 gene encoding probable starch synthase 4, chloroplastic/amyloplastic isoform X4, whose translation is MVKKLTVEKMAGACRDNQSVCSDLLLRIDSMVLNNVISPGEASELRRLVISHKVGVYDVFNVTANKGDSELLGELRQFSYGSKKSGFHIVHICTEMAPLVPNRSIASYVTGISRALQRKGHLVEVIMPKYASLNLDEVQGLRKLTIEAYSYFNGQLHENRIWTGVVHGIGVTLIEPLRYSSFFSREMINGYPDDFERFSYFSRASLDYIVKCGKQPDVLHLHNWETAIVGPLFWDIFANQGLENTRILLTCHGFNSQCTEQPDKLALCGLDPERLNLPDRLQDNINMERVNILKGGVVYSNRVLIMSSVHPKHTMVHNLSHGLEPTLNIHWDKLAIAPYGFDKSTWDPSSDSFLPENFNAENMNGKVVCKVRLQQQLGLSERASNILVACIFPKGAELDVHKMKGIILHARQQNIQFIFMGTNEGSVMNQTLEGLKKEIKDNKIRIVVKYDEALLHLVFAGSDIILCQSFLDPTDEIPLKALRYGAAPITHLCEATINRNFIHHDQEATKYSQLINSTFGNMSLNLAVDEIRNNPSKWRQRMIEAMTQDFSWDGECYDAHVEAYSAIKNL
- the LOC112800001 gene encoding probable starch synthase 4, chloroplastic/amyloplastic isoform X1 yields the protein MMATLFNAALGIPSSPCFSFSKQSTLSPLRCLRNNQDVNGFHEHRLEIEGDKNVEKSKSITGDDHAKPDFSGMFEEAQQNILYLNKERLKAIDELNKTKREKQSLLSMVKKLTVEKMAGACRDNQSVCSDLLLRIDSMVLNNVISPGEASELRRLVISHKVGVYDVFNVTANKGDSELLGELRQFSYGSKKSGFHIVHICTEMAPLVPNRSIASYVTGISRALQRKGHLVEVIMPKYASLNLDEVQGLRKLTIEAYSYFNGQLHENRIWTGVVHGIGVTLIEPLRYSSFFSREMINGYPDDFERFSYFSRASLDYIVKCGKQPDVLHLHNWETAIVGPLFWDIFANQGLENTRILLTCHGFNSQCTEQPDKLALCGLDPERLNLPDRLQDNINMERVNILKGGVVYSNRVLIMSSVHPKHTMVHNLSHGLEPTLNIHWDKLAIAPYGFDKSTWDPSSDSFLPENFNAENMNGKVVCKVRLQQQLGLSERASNILVACIFPKGAELDVHKMKGIILHARQQNIQFIFMGTNEGSVMNQTLEGLKKEIKDNKIRIVVKYDEALLHLVFAGSDIILCQSFLDPTDEIPLKALRYGAAPITHLCEATINRNFIHHDQEATKYSQLINSTFGNMSLNLAVDEIRNNPSKWRQRMIEAMTQDFSWDGECYDAHVEAYSAIKNL
- the LOC112800001 gene encoding probable starch synthase 4, chloroplastic/amyloplastic isoform X2, translating into MMATLFNAALGIPSSPCFSFSKQSTLSPLRCLRNNQDVNGFHEHRLEIEGDKNVEKSKSITGDDHAKPDFSDILYLNKERLKAIDELNKTKREKQSLLSMVKKLTVEKMAGACRDNQSVCSDLLLRIDSMVLNNVISPGEASELRRLVISHKVGVYDVFNVTANKGDSELLGELRQFSYGSKKSGFHIVHICTEMAPLVPNRSIASYVTGISRALQRKGHLVEVIMPKYASLNLDEVQGLRKLTIEAYSYFNGQLHENRIWTGVVHGIGVTLIEPLRYSSFFSREMINGYPDDFERFSYFSRASLDYIVKCGKQPDVLHLHNWETAIVGPLFWDIFANQGLENTRILLTCHGFNSQCTEQPDKLALCGLDPERLNLPDRLQDNINMERVNILKGGVVYSNRVLIMSSVHPKHTMVHNLSHGLEPTLNIHWDKLAIAPYGFDKSTWDPSSDSFLPENFNAENMNGKVVCKVRLQQQLGLSERASNILVACIFPKGAELDVHKMKGIILHARQQNIQFIFMGTNEGSVMNQTLEGLKKEIKDNKIRIVVKYDEALLHLVFAGSDIILCQSFLDPTDEIPLKALRYGAAPITHLCEATINRNFIHHDQEATKYSQLINSTFGNMSLNLAVDEIRNNPSKWRQRMIEAMTQDFSWDGECYDAHVEAYSAIKNL
- the LOC112800001 gene encoding probable starch synthase 4, chloroplastic/amyloplastic isoform X3, encoding MFEEAQQNILYLNKERLKAIDELNKTKREKQSLLSMVKKLTVEKMAGACRDNQSVCSDLLLRIDSMVLNNVISPGEASELRRLVISHKVGVYDVFNVTANKGDSELLGELRQFSYGSKKSGFHIVHICTEMAPLVPNRSIASYVTGISRALQRKGHLVEVIMPKYASLNLDEVQGLRKLTIEAYSYFNGQLHENRIWTGVVHGIGVTLIEPLRYSSFFSREMINGYPDDFERFSYFSRASLDYIVKCGKQPDVLHLHNWETAIVGPLFWDIFANQGLENTRILLTCHGFNSQCTEQPDKLALCGLDPERLNLPDRLQDNINMERVNILKGGVVYSNRVLIMSSVHPKHTMVHNLSHGLEPTLNIHWDKLAIAPYGFDKSTWDPSSDSFLPENFNAENMNGKVVCKVRLQQQLGLSERASNILVACIFPKGAELDVHKMKGIILHARQQNIQFIFMGTNEGSVMNQTLEGLKKEIKDNKIRIVVKYDEALLHLVFAGSDIILCQSFLDPTDEIPLKALRYGAAPITHLCEATINRNFIHHDQEATKYSQLINSTFGNMSLNLAVDEIRNNPSKWRQRMIEAMTQDFSWDGECYDAHVEAYSAIKNL